GCCGGCAGCCAGGGCGGCGAGGGCGGTCAACACGATGGTCTTTTTCATGGAGAAGCTCCTTTCGGTCGGCATACAACGCTCCGGCCTGCTGAAAAGTTTAGGCGCCCCGTGTGTAGTCCGTTGGGGGGCGCCGTAAAACTCCGTAAAGTTTCTTTCCCCGATGGGCGGCAGGCCGGGCCGGTTCACCGCTTGGAGGCCGCCTGCGCGCGTTCGTTCCACTGCGCTTCCTGGAAACCCACTGTCGCGCTTTCCGGCGTGCCTGTCCACTCCACGACCGGCCGTTTGATGGCGCTGGGCTGGGCCTGCAGCAGCGCCGCGGCGCTGGGCGCGTCCTGCACGGCCGCCTGGGCCTGCGGCGCCAGCCTGCGCCATGTGGTGCCCTGGCGATTCACCAGCGGTTCCCAGCCGAGCGATGCCATCCAGGCAGACAGGCGCTCAGTGGGGACACCCTGTTTCTTGAAATCGTGGAAGCGGTATTCGATGCCGCGGTCCGCCAGCCACGCGCGGGCCTTCTTGACCGTGTCGCAGTTGGGAATGCCATAGACGATGGGGGTGGGGGTACTCATGCGCGGAATCATCGGGCAAGGCGGGCTCGGCGACAATCGCCCGCTCTATGCAAAGCACTTTCGACACCCTGGACGGATGGCTGGCCCATTGCGAGCGCATCCACCCGAAAACGATCGACATGGGCCTGGATCGTGTGAGCGAAGTGGCTCGCCGCCTCGGCCTGCGCTTCGACTGCCCCGTGATCACGGTGGCGGGCACGAATGGCAAGGGCTCCACCTGCGCCATGCTCGAAGCGGTGGCGCTGCAGTCGGGCTACCGGACGGGGGTGTACACCTCGCCCCACCTCGTGCGCTTCGAGGAGCGGTGCCGGATCCGGGGCGACAGCGTGGATGCTCCTGAATTAATAGCGAACTTCGCAGCAGTCGAGGCGGCACGGACGCAAAACGGGCAGGAAGTCTCGCTCTCGTACTTCGAGTTCACCACGCTGGCCATCCTGCGGCTCATGAGCCAGGCGCGGCTGGACGTCGCCATCCTGGAGGTCGGCCTCGGCGGGCGGCTCGACGCCACCAACGTCATCGATGCCGACTGCGCGGTCATCACCAGCATCGACATCGACCACACCGAATTCCTCGGGCCGGACCGCGAAACCATCGGCCGCGAGAAGGCCGGCATCATGCGTGCCGGCCGGCCGGCCGTGGTCAGCGACCCCATGGCGCCGCAGAGCGTGATCGACCACGCCCAGGCCATCGGCGCGGACCTGTGGCGTTTCGGCCAGGATTTCAATTTCTCGGGCGACAAGCAGCAATGGGGCTGGGCCGGCCGCGGGCGGCGGTATGCGGGCCTGGCGTACCCGGCACTGCGGGGCGCCAACCAGCTCGTCAATGCCTCGGGCGTGCTGGCGGCGCTGGAGGCGGTGCGCGACCGCCTGCCCATCACGGCCCAGGCCGTGCGGACCGGCCTGGCCATGGTGGAGCTGCCCGGCCGGTTCCAGATCGTTCCCGGGCAGCCGACGCTGGTGTTGGACGTGGCGCACAACCCCCATTCCGTGGCCGCCCTCACGGCGAACCTCGACGCCATGGGCTTCTTCCCGACGACCCATGCGGTGTTCGGAGCGATGGCCGACAAGGACCTGGCGCCGATGCTGGCCAAGATCGGGCCGCTGGTGGACCGGTGGTATTTCACCGATCTCCCGACGCCGCGTGCGGAAACCGCCGCCGCGCTGCAACAGAAATGGAATGCGCTCCAGATCGTCGCGGGAGGGCGGCGCGACGTGCGCACCAGCCTGCACGCAGGCCCCCAGCCGGCGCTGGATGCTGCCGTGGCCGCCGCAGAGCCGACTGATAGAATCGTGGTCTTTGGCTCTTTCTACACGGTAGGCGGTGTGCTGCTCCACGGAACGCCCCGCCTGCAGGCCAAGCACCTGGGCGCTTGAAACCCTACAGCGCACCTCCCCGCACCGCATCCATGGCATTTTTCAAGTTTCGTTGGCCCGGCCGCAAGGAGCAGCCCGAAAAGCCCGCCAAGCGGTCACGCGGCGGCAGTGGCGCCCAGGCCGAGAGCATCGAGGCGATGCGTCGGCGTGCCCGCCATCGCCTGATCGGCGCCGCCGTCCTGGTGCTGGCCGGCATCATCGGCTTCCCCGTCCTCTTCGACACGCAGCCCCGGCCCATCCCGGTGGACATCCCGATCG
The DNA window shown above is from Acidovorax sp. NCPPB 4044 and carries:
- a CDS encoding ArsC family reductase, with translation MSTPTPIVYGIPNCDTVKKARAWLADRGIEYRFHDFKKQGVPTERLSAWMASLGWEPLVNRQGTTWRRLAPQAQAAVQDAPSAAALLQAQPSAIKRPVVEWTGTPESATVGFQEAQWNERAQAASKR
- the folC gene encoding bifunctional tetrahydrofolate synthase/dihydrofolate synthase, with amino-acid sequence MQSTFDTLDGWLAHCERIHPKTIDMGLDRVSEVARRLGLRFDCPVITVAGTNGKGSTCAMLEAVALQSGYRTGVYTSPHLVRFEERCRIRGDSVDAPELIANFAAVEAARTQNGQEVSLSYFEFTTLAILRLMSQARLDVAILEVGLGGRLDATNVIDADCAVITSIDIDHTEFLGPDRETIGREKAGIMRAGRPAVVSDPMAPQSVIDHAQAIGADLWRFGQDFNFSGDKQQWGWAGRGRRYAGLAYPALRGANQLVNASGVLAALEAVRDRLPITAQAVRTGLAMVELPGRFQIVPGQPTLVLDVAHNPHSVAALTANLDAMGFFPTTHAVFGAMADKDLAPMLAKIGPLVDRWYFTDLPTPRAETAAALQQKWNALQIVAGGRRDVRTSLHAGPQPALDAAVAAAEPTDRIVVFGSFYTVGGVLLHGTPRLQAKHLGA